A region from the Mycobacterium heidelbergense genome encodes:
- a CDS encoding alpha/beta hydrolase family protein, whose amino-acid sequence MIARLLEQIAGIAHRPAGDPNGVVVLTHGAGGDRESPLLQRVCDEWARRGWFAVRYNLPYRRRRPSGPPSGSAATDRAGIVEAIAVCRGLADGPLIAGGHSYGGRQTSMVVAGGEARVDVLALFSYPVHPPGKPERPRTEHLPDITVPTVFTHGTSDPFGTPGEVRDAAALIAAPTEVVEITGARHDLRSKTLDVPALAVDAALRLLRRQT is encoded by the coding sequence ATGATTGCCCGCCTCCTCGAGCAGATCGCGGGCATCGCACACCGGCCGGCCGGCGACCCCAACGGCGTCGTCGTGCTGACCCACGGCGCCGGAGGCGATCGGGAATCCCCGCTGCTGCAACGGGTTTGCGACGAATGGGCGCGACGCGGCTGGTTCGCGGTGCGCTACAACCTGCCCTACCGGCGGCGCCGGCCCAGCGGCCCGCCGTCGGGGTCGGCCGCCACCGACCGCGCGGGGATCGTCGAGGCGATCGCGGTGTGCCGCGGCCTCGCCGACGGCCCGCTGATCGCCGGCGGACACTCCTACGGGGGGCGGCAGACGTCGATGGTGGTCGCCGGCGGCGAGGCTCGGGTGGACGTGCTGGCGCTGTTCTCCTACCCGGTGCATCCGCCGGGCAAGCCGGAGCGCCCCCGCACCGAGCACCTGCCCGACATCACGGTGCCGACCGTGTTCACCCACGGGACGTCGGATCCCTTCGGCACGCCGGGCGAGGTGCGCGACGCCGCGGCCCTGATCGCCGCGCCCACCGAGGTCGTCGAGATCACCGGCGCCCGGCACGATTTGCGCTCGAAGACCCTCGACGTGCCAGCGCTCGCCGTCGATGCGGCGCTGCGCCTGCTGCGTCGCCAAACGTGA
- a CDS encoding DUF2249 domain-containing protein has protein sequence MVDNELDVRQLSKPDKHPTIFATYADLPVGGSFVLVNNHDPRHLRDEFEADYAGGYRWEYVERGPTVWRIRIGKLTATPLPRVLTNTADIAGADAEPDVAGVAWKLDVRDRDLDSNVITLAPNGGIDAHTGADVDVLVHVLSGSGRLTTEEGTIELAPGALLWLPRRSRRQFTAGPDGLRYLTVHQKREILPLTPTVRHA, from the coding sequence ATGGTCGACAACGAACTCGACGTGCGACAGCTAAGCAAGCCCGACAAGCACCCGACGATCTTCGCCACCTATGCCGACCTGCCGGTCGGCGGATCGTTCGTGTTGGTCAACAATCATGATCCCCGCCACCTGCGCGACGAGTTCGAGGCCGATTACGCCGGCGGCTACCGATGGGAGTACGTCGAGCGGGGCCCGACGGTCTGGCGGATCCGGATCGGCAAGCTCACCGCCACGCCGCTGCCGCGGGTTCTGACGAACACCGCCGACATCGCGGGCGCCGACGCGGAACCGGACGTGGCCGGGGTGGCGTGGAAGCTGGACGTCCGCGACCGCGACCTGGACTCGAACGTCATCACGCTGGCGCCCAACGGCGGGATCGACGCACACACGGGGGCCGACGTGGACGTTTTGGTCCACGTGCTGTCCGGCAGCGGCCGGCTGACCACCGAAGAGGGCACGATCGAGCTGGCCCCCGGTGCGCTGCTCTGGCTCCCGCGCCGGTCGCGGCGCCAATTCACCGCAGGCCCGGACGGATTGCGCTACCTGACCGTGCACCAGAAGCGGGAGATCCTGCCGCTTACCCCGACCGTGCGGCACGCCTGA
- a CDS encoding class I SAM-dependent methyltransferase, translated as MSGVVDNDPGKLPRSSRGDDAVQGHWLLARLGKRVLRPGGIGLTRTLLADARVPDADVLELAPGLGRTATEILARRPRSYVGAEQDPDAARSVRDVVAGRGEVRVADASDTGLPDASRDVVIGEAMLTMQGDPAKHAIVAEAARVLRPGGRYAIHELALTPDTVSDEVKTDVRQSLARAIKVNARPLTVAEWTRLLTDHGLVVDRVATAPMALLQPRRLIADEGLPRALRFVINLSIHREARRRVAQMRSTFRRHRERLIAVAIVAHKPAGDAG; from the coding sequence ATGAGCGGCGTCGTCGACAACGATCCCGGCAAGCTGCCGCGGTCGAGCCGCGGCGACGACGCCGTGCAGGGGCACTGGCTGCTGGCGCGCTTGGGCAAGCGGGTGTTGCGCCCCGGCGGCATCGGGCTCACCCGCACGCTGCTGGCCGACGCCCGGGTGCCCGACGCCGACGTGCTGGAGCTGGCCCCGGGTCTCGGCCGCACCGCGACCGAGATCCTCGCCCGCCGGCCCCGGTCGTACGTCGGGGCCGAGCAAGACCCCGACGCCGCCCGGTCGGTCCGCGACGTCGTTGCCGGGCGGGGCGAGGTCCGGGTCGCCGACGCGTCCGACACCGGGCTGCCCGACGCCAGCAGGGACGTCGTCATCGGTGAGGCGATGCTGACAATGCAGGGCGATCCGGCCAAACACGCCATCGTGGCCGAGGCCGCACGGGTGCTGCGGCCGGGCGGCCGCTACGCCATCCACGAACTCGCGTTGACGCCCGACACCGTCTCCGATGAGGTCAAAACCGATGTCCGCCAATCGCTTGCCCGCGCGATCAAGGTCAACGCCCGCCCCTTGACGGTCGCCGAGTGGACCCGGCTGCTCACCGACCACGGTCTGGTCGTCGACCGTGTCGCGACGGCGCCGATGGCGCTGTTGCAGCCGCGGCGCCTGATCGCCGACGAAGGCCTCCCACGGGCGTTGCGGTTTGTCATAAACCTGTCGATCCACCGCGAAGCCCGCCGGCGAGTGGCCCAGATGCGGAGCACCTTCCGCCGACACCGCGAACGATTGATCGCCGTCGCGATCGTGGCCCACAAGCCCGCCGGCGACGCCGGCTGA
- a CDS encoding group III truncated hemoglobin, producing MTEPHAPDDRAVADLTGRADVEALLHRFYDRVMVDDVLIGPFAELRAGGLDSHIPVMADFWQTVLFRAGLYRGSALHAHRRVHQQTPLSGRHFVRWLTVWNETVDEMFRGPVAEHAKIQAARIAWAMHRRLTGTDAPELDTLVAR from the coding sequence ATGACCGAGCCCCACGCGCCAGACGACCGGGCGGTCGCGGACCTGACCGGCCGCGCGGACGTCGAGGCCTTGTTGCATCGGTTTTATGACCGGGTGATGGTCGACGACGTCCTTATCGGGCCGTTCGCCGAGCTGCGGGCCGGCGGGCTGGACTCGCATATCCCGGTGATGGCCGACTTCTGGCAGACCGTGCTGTTTCGCGCCGGACTGTACCGGGGCAGCGCGTTGCACGCCCACCGGCGCGTGCATCAACAAACCCCGCTGAGCGGGCGCCACTTCGTCCGCTGGCTGACCGTGTGGAACGAAACCGTCGACGAGATGTTTCGGGGACCCGTCGCCGAGCACGCGAAAATCCAGGCCGCCAGGATCGCCTGGGCCATGCACCGGCGGCTGACGGGCACCGACGCGCCGGAACTCGACACCCTGGTCGCGCGCTGA
- a CDS encoding WS/DGAT/MGAT family O-acyltransferase has translation MDQLTILDAGFLKAEDSDRHVSLAIGGLAVIEGLIPDRDALMSTLEQRIRACPRFGQRLRMRPLDLGAPEWVDDPGFDLARHVRHIALPRPGDDRELFQLAADVISRRLDRDRPLWEIWVIEGLSDNRWAMLTKIHHCMADGIAATHMLAGLCDPAANGIHDSFARRVGAAKQPKAQGILRVVSDVNPLKVLGGLWNASAAVAATTARTALGAAEIAAGLLRPAATSLNGPITNLRRYSAARVPLADVAQVCRAFDVSVNDVALAAITESYRNVLVQRGEHPQPDALRSLVPVSMRSVDAFDKTDNRVSVMLPYLPVEERNPVQRLRIVHSRLDRTKSHGQHQAGHALVSVANRIPFPLTAWAVRLLTRLPQRGVAILTTNVPGPREPLHFMGRRVLSVFPVPPIAMQLRTGVAMLSYADDLSFGILADYDAGADVDTLARGIEAAVARLVASSKRRKTARDRGGLTLVANV, from the coding sequence GTGGACCAGTTGACAATCCTTGACGCGGGCTTTCTCAAGGCGGAGGATTCCGATCGGCACGTGAGCCTGGCGATCGGTGGTCTGGCGGTCATCGAGGGGCTGATCCCGGACCGCGATGCGCTGATGTCCACGCTCGAGCAGCGGATCCGCGCGTGCCCCCGGTTCGGGCAGCGGCTGCGCATGCGCCCGCTCGATCTCGGCGCGCCCGAATGGGTGGACGATCCCGGCTTCGATCTCGCGCGTCACGTGCGGCACATCGCCCTGCCGCGGCCCGGCGACGACCGGGAGCTGTTCCAGCTCGCCGCCGACGTCATCTCCCGGCGCCTCGACCGGGATCGGCCGCTGTGGGAAATCTGGGTCATCGAGGGCCTCAGCGACAACCGGTGGGCGATGCTGACCAAGATCCACCATTGCATGGCCGACGGAATCGCCGCCACCCACATGCTCGCCGGCCTGTGCGACCCGGCCGCCAACGGCATCCACGACAGCTTCGCGCGCCGGGTCGGCGCCGCCAAGCAGCCCAAGGCGCAGGGAATCCTACGGGTCGTGTCGGACGTGAATCCGCTGAAAGTGCTGGGCGGCCTGTGGAATGCCTCGGCCGCCGTCGCCGCCACCACCGCCCGCACGGCCCTGGGCGCCGCCGAAATCGCGGCCGGTCTGCTGCGTCCCGCCGCGACGTCGCTGAACGGGCCGATAACCAATTTGCGCCGCTACAGCGCCGCGCGGGTTCCCCTGGCCGACGTCGCGCAGGTGTGCCGGGCGTTCGACGTGTCCGTCAACGATGTCGCGCTGGCCGCGATCACCGAGAGCTACCGCAACGTCCTCGTCCAGCGTGGCGAGCATCCCCAGCCCGATGCGCTTCGCTCGTTGGTGCCGGTGTCGATGCGGTCCGTCGACGCGTTCGACAAGACCGACAACCGCGTCTCGGTGATGCTGCCGTACCTGCCGGTCGAAGAGCGGAACCCGGTGCAGCGGCTGCGGATTGTCCATTCCCGATTGGATCGCACGAAGTCTCACGGACAGCACCAGGCGGGTCATGCGTTGGTGTCGGTCGCCAACCGCATCCCATTTCCCTTGACCGCGTGGGCCGTCCGTCTGTTGACCCGGTTGCCGCAGCGCGGCGTCGCCATCTTGACGACGAATGTCCCCGGCCCCCGCGAACCGCTGCACTTCATGGGGCGGCGCGTGCTGAGCGTGTTCCCGGTTCCGCCGATCGCGATGCAACTACGAACGGGGGTGGCAATGCTCAGCTACGCCGACGACCTGTCCTTCGGCATCCTTGCCGACTACGACGCCGGGGCCGACGTCGACACGCTGGCCCGCGGAATCGAAGCCGCGGTGGCACGCCTGGTGGCGAGCAGCAAGAGACGGAAGACCGCGCGCGACCGCGGCGGGCTGACGCTCGTCGCGAACGTGTAG
- a CDS encoding cytochrome P450: protein MAHPNLAPGFDFTDPDIYAHRLPVEELAELRRTAPVWWCEQTPGKAGGFNDGGHWVVTKHKDVKEISLRSDVFSSWQNGVIPRFSDDIAREDIEVQRYVMLNMDAPHHTRLRKIISRGFTPRAIGRLRDELNERAQNIAKAAAAAGSGDFVEQVSCELPLQAIAGLLGVPQEDRNKLFEWSNEMTGNDDPEYAHINPKATSAELIAYAMGMAAIKAKNPGDDIVTSLIEADIDGEKLSDDEFGFFVVMLAVAGNETTRNTITQGMMAFCDHPDQWELFKRERPETAVDEIVRWATPVTCFQRTALADYELSGVTIKKGQRVLMFYRSANFDEDVFTDPYTFNILRDPNPHVGFGGGGEHYCIGANLARLTIGLMFNAIADHMPNLAPLSTPQRLRSGWLNGIKHWQVDYQGTGPRGGN, encoded by the coding sequence ATGGCCCACCCCAACCTGGCGCCCGGGTTCGATTTCACCGACCCCGACATCTACGCGCACCGCCTACCGGTCGAAGAGCTGGCCGAGCTGCGCCGAACGGCGCCCGTGTGGTGGTGCGAGCAGACCCCGGGCAAGGCCGGCGGCTTCAACGACGGCGGCCACTGGGTGGTGACCAAGCACAAGGACGTCAAGGAGATATCGCTGCGCAGCGACGTGTTCTCCAGCTGGCAAAACGGCGTGATCCCGCGGTTCAGCGACGACATCGCCCGCGAGGACATCGAGGTCCAGCGATACGTGATGCTCAACATGGACGCGCCGCACCACACCCGGCTGCGCAAGATCATCTCGCGCGGGTTCACCCCGCGGGCCATCGGCCGGCTGCGCGACGAGCTCAACGAGCGCGCGCAGAACATCGCGAAGGCCGCCGCCGCCGCGGGCTCCGGCGACTTCGTCGAACAGGTGTCGTGCGAACTGCCGCTGCAGGCGATCGCCGGCCTGCTCGGCGTGCCGCAGGAGGACCGCAACAAGCTGTTCGAGTGGTCGAACGAGATGACCGGCAACGACGACCCCGAATACGCCCACATCAACCCGAAAGCCACCTCGGCGGAGCTGATCGCCTACGCGATGGGGATGGCCGCGATCAAGGCCAAAAACCCGGGCGACGACATCGTCACGTCGCTGATCGAGGCCGACATCGACGGCGAGAAGCTGTCCGACGACGAATTCGGGTTTTTCGTGGTGATGCTCGCGGTGGCCGGCAACGAGACCACCCGCAACACGATCACCCAGGGCATGATGGCGTTCTGCGATCACCCCGACCAGTGGGAGCTGTTCAAGAGGGAGCGCCCGGAGACCGCCGTCGACGAGATCGTGCGCTGGGCCACCCCGGTGACCTGCTTTCAGCGCACCGCGCTCGCCGACTACGAGCTGTCCGGGGTGACGATCAAGAAGGGCCAGCGGGTGCTGATGTTCTACCGCTCGGCCAACTTCGACGAGGACGTGTTCACCGATCCGTACACGTTCAACATCCTGCGCGACCCCAACCCGCACGTCGGATTCGGCGGCGGCGGCGAGCACTACTGCATCGGCGCCAACCTGGCCAGGCTGACGATCGGCCTCATGTTCAACGCCATCGCCGACCACATGCCCAATCTCGCGCCGCTCTCGACACCGCAGCGGCTGCGGTCGGGATGGCTCAACGGCATCAAACACTGGCAGGTCGATTACCAGGGCACCGGCCCACGGGGCGGGAACTGA
- a CDS encoding slipin family protein, with protein sequence MTALVIGVIATGIAILAVLGLLSLTVLREYERGVVFRMGHVRPLYRPGLRFLIPLVDKMIRVDQRLVTLTIPPQEVITRDNVPARVNAVVMFQVMEPLKAILAVENYAVATSQIAQTTLRSLLGRADLDTLLAHREDLNSDLRTIIEKQTEPWGIQVRVVEIKDVEIPESMQRAMAREAEAERERRAKVINARGELQASEELREAAETLSKSPASLQLRYLQTLLELGADQNSTVVFPLPVDIITPFLRHPEVLHNIASALHDTP encoded by the coding sequence ATGACCGCACTGGTGATTGGCGTCATCGCCACGGGGATCGCGATACTGGCCGTGCTCGGGTTGCTGTCGCTGACGGTCCTGCGCGAGTACGAACGCGGGGTGGTGTTCCGGATGGGTCATGTGCGCCCGCTGTATCGTCCCGGGCTTCGCTTCCTGATTCCGCTGGTGGACAAGATGATTCGAGTCGATCAGCGGCTGGTGACGCTGACCATCCCCCCGCAGGAGGTGATCACCCGCGACAACGTGCCGGCCCGCGTCAACGCGGTGGTCATGTTCCAGGTGATGGAACCGCTCAAGGCGATCCTGGCGGTGGAGAACTACGCCGTCGCGACCTCCCAGATCGCGCAGACGACGCTGCGTTCGCTGCTCGGGCGGGCCGACCTCGACACCTTGCTGGCGCACCGTGAAGACCTCAACAGCGATTTGCGCACGATCATCGAAAAGCAAACGGAGCCATGGGGCATCCAGGTCCGGGTGGTCGAGATCAAAGACGTCGAGATCCCGGAGTCGATGCAGCGCGCGATGGCCCGCGAGGCCGAAGCCGAACGGGAACGCCGGGCCAAAGTCATCAACGCCCGCGGGGAGCTGCAGGCGTCCGAGGAGCTGCGGGAAGCCGCCGAAACCCTGTCCAAGAGCCCGGCGTCGCTGCAATTGCGTTACCTGCAAACGCTTCTGGAATTGGGCGCCGACCAGAACTCAACGGTGGTGTTCCCGCTGCCGGTCGACATCATCACCCCGTTCTTGCGACACCCGGAGGTGTTGCACAACATCGCCAGCGCGCTACACGACACTCCCTGA
- a CDS encoding nitric-oxide reductase large subunit, with protein sequence MSEHPAHSSQPLVGRGWVQGVALVMIFGFLVMGILAYRTYTAAMPMPDRVVSESGQPLFTGDDITRGQELYQARGLMEYGSVLGHGAYLGPDYTAEYLRMATDDVADQLRAQGLVDPRDRVVTEFRTNRYNPDTKTLVFTDRQAAAFGRIQSHYAAYFGENSTKYGLLPQLITDKAQIRQLTAFFAWTAWAAAAERPGHRYSYTNNWPAEPRVDNGPTAAVVVWSALSLIALLGGIGIMFAVYGRWSQKVGWHGAEASTLSFRQPGEVSLTPAQRATIWFFAIVSVLFLAQTLLGAAAEHYRADLSTFFGLDLARLLPYNLARTWHLQLALFWTAAAFLAGGIFLVPFIARREPRRQGLLAYVLLGAVAVVVFGSLICEGLSIYGVIPAGGLFSQQWEYLDLPRLWQILLIVGLFVWIAIIWRGMRARLKGESKMNMPWLFFFSGLAIPAFYAVGLLAGSDTHYTVADFWRFWVVHLWVEDFLELFTTVMVAYMFVLLGVVRERIALGVIFLDVILYSAGGVIGTMHHLYFSGTPVEHMALGAFFSAAEVIPLTFLTVEAWAFLQLGARQQSGDANPFPHRWAVMFLVAVGFWNFLGAGIFGFLINLPIVSYYQIGTALTANHAHAAMMGVYGMLAVGLAIFAFRYVIPADKWPEKLARISFWCMNIGLAWMVFVTLLPLGVLQLYHSVNDGYFEARSLGYITRPGNAVLEWLRLPGDVILIVGGVLPFVWIAWTALRNFRSGSTVQELPEHPLYTEVPAESTTGSAAAAKD encoded by the coding sequence ATGTCAGAACACCCGGCACATTCATCGCAGCCATTGGTCGGACGGGGATGGGTCCAGGGTGTCGCCCTGGTGATGATCTTCGGCTTCCTGGTGATGGGCATCCTGGCCTATCGGACCTACACGGCAGCGATGCCGATGCCCGACAGGGTGGTCAGCGAATCCGGTCAGCCGCTGTTCACCGGCGACGACATCACCCGCGGGCAGGAGCTCTACCAAGCCCGGGGGCTGATGGAGTACGGGTCGGTGTTGGGCCACGGCGCCTACCTCGGGCCCGACTACACGGCCGAATACCTGCGCATGGCCACCGACGACGTCGCCGATCAGCTGCGGGCGCAGGGTCTGGTCGACCCGCGCGACCGCGTGGTCACCGAGTTCCGCACCAACCGGTACAACCCCGACACCAAGACGCTGGTGTTCACCGACCGCCAGGCCGCCGCGTTCGGCCGCATCCAAAGCCATTACGCGGCCTACTTCGGTGAGAACTCGACCAAGTACGGGCTGCTGCCGCAGCTGATCACCGACAAGGCGCAGATCCGCCAGTTGACGGCGTTCTTCGCGTGGACGGCGTGGGCCGCGGCGGCCGAGCGCCCCGGGCACAGGTACAGCTACACCAACAACTGGCCGGCCGAGCCTCGGGTCGACAACGGCCCGACCGCGGCGGTGGTCGTGTGGTCGGCGCTGTCGCTGATCGCGCTGCTGGGCGGCATCGGAATCATGTTCGCCGTCTACGGGCGCTGGAGCCAGAAGGTCGGCTGGCACGGCGCCGAGGCGTCCACGCTGTCGTTCCGCCAACCCGGCGAGGTGAGCCTGACGCCGGCGCAGCGGGCGACCATCTGGTTCTTCGCGATCGTGTCGGTGCTGTTTTTGGCCCAGACGCTGCTCGGTGCGGCCGCCGAGCACTACCGCGCCGATTTGTCGACGTTCTTCGGCCTGGACCTGGCCCGGCTGCTGCCCTATAACCTGGCCCGCACCTGGCACCTGCAGCTGGCGTTGTTCTGGACCGCGGCGGCGTTTCTGGCGGGTGGCATCTTCCTGGTGCCGTTCATCGCCCGCCGCGAGCCGCGCCGACAGGGCCTGCTCGCCTACGTCCTGCTGGGCGCCGTCGCCGTGGTCGTGTTCGGCTCGCTGATCTGCGAGGGGCTCTCCATCTACGGCGTGATCCCCGCGGGTGGGCTGTTCTCCCAGCAGTGGGAGTACCTCGACCTGCCGCGGCTCTGGCAGATCCTGCTGATCGTCGGCCTGTTCGTGTGGATCGCGATCATCTGGCGGGGCATGCGCGCCCGGCTCAAGGGCGAGTCGAAGATGAACATGCCGTGGCTGTTCTTCTTCTCCGGGCTGGCGATTCCGGCGTTCTACGCCGTCGGGCTACTGGCCGGCAGCGACACCCACTACACCGTCGCCGACTTCTGGCGGTTCTGGGTGGTGCACCTGTGGGTCGAGGACTTCCTCGAACTGTTCACCACCGTGATGGTGGCCTACATGTTCGTGCTGCTGGGCGTGGTGCGCGAGCGAATCGCGTTGGGCGTGATCTTCCTTGACGTCATCCTGTACTCCGCGGGCGGCGTCATCGGCACCATGCACCACCTGTACTTCTCCGGCACCCCGGTGGAGCACATGGCGCTGGGCGCGTTCTTCTCGGCGGCCGAGGTCATTCCGCTGACCTTCCTGACTGTCGAGGCGTGGGCGTTCCTGCAGCTGGGCGCGCGCCAGCAGTCCGGCGACGCCAACCCCTTCCCGCACCGCTGGGCGGTGATGTTCCTCGTCGCGGTGGGCTTCTGGAACTTCTTGGGGGCGGGCATCTTCGGGTTCCTGATCAACCTGCCGATCGTGTCCTACTACCAGATCGGCACCGCGCTGACGGCCAACCACGCGCATGCGGCGATGATGGGCGTGTACGGCATGCTCGCCGTCGGCCTGGCGATTTTCGCGTTCCGCTATGTCATCCCCGCCGACAAGTGGCCGGAGAAGCTGGCGCGAATCTCCTTCTGGTGTATGAACATCGGCCTGGCGTGGATGGTGTTCGTCACCTTGTTGCCGCTGGGTGTGCTGCAGCTGTACCACTCGGTCAACGACGGCTACTTCGAGGCCCGCTCGCTGGGCTACATCACCAGACCCGGCAACGCGGTGCTCGAATGGCTGCGGCTGCCCGGCGACGTCATCCTGATCGTCGGCGGTGTGCTGCCGTTCGTCTGGATCGCGTGGACCGCGCTGCGCAACTTCCGTTCCGGTTCGACCGTTCAAGAATTGCCCGAACATCCGCTCTACACCGAGGTTCCGGCCGAGTCCACAACCGGCTCGGCGGCGGCGGCGAAGGACTGA
- a CDS encoding Crp/Fnr family transcriptional regulator, with protein MTELRKAIASVPMFDGLDAAHVDFLAARSRAIFLPSGQVLFRKGTPSTGFYMVHEGLMQLSVSNSEGVLKVLEILRPGSAFGHAVMFVREPYPVDATALADARLVFVPAAAVDRVLDDDPGMARIMLASMARRLQSKIQDIAMLSLQSATQRIVAYILGAAGAGSYDLGGGAAPPAGEASLDARSTRIELPALKHVLASRLGMTPETFSRAMRALSEKGLIRADGAVIEIPDIAALDSYTRSGSIL; from the coding sequence GTGACCGAGTTGCGAAAGGCCATCGCGTCCGTCCCCATGTTCGACGGGCTCGACGCCGCGCACGTGGACTTTCTGGCCGCGCGGAGCCGCGCGATCTTTCTGCCCTCGGGTCAGGTGCTGTTCCGTAAGGGAACGCCATCGACGGGTTTCTACATGGTTCACGAGGGCCTCATGCAGCTTTCGGTGTCCAACTCCGAAGGCGTGCTGAAGGTGCTGGAAATCCTGCGTCCGGGAAGCGCTTTCGGCCATGCGGTCATGTTCGTCCGCGAACCGTATCCGGTGGACGCCACCGCCCTGGCCGATGCGCGGCTGGTGTTCGTCCCGGCCGCCGCGGTCGACCGGGTCCTCGACGACGACCCGGGGATGGCGCGCATCATGCTGGCCTCGATGGCGCGGCGGCTGCAAAGCAAGATCCAGGACATCGCCATGCTGTCCCTGCAATCCGCGACCCAGCGGATCGTGGCCTACATCCTCGGCGCGGCCGGGGCCGGGTCCTACGACCTGGGCGGGGGAGCCGCCCCGCCGGCAGGCGAGGCAAGCCTCGACGCGCGGTCGACCCGCATCGAGCTGCCCGCCCTCAAACACGTCCTCGCATCGCGGCTGGGCATGACGCCCGAAACCTTCTCCCGCGCGATGCGCGCCCTCTCCGAGAAGGGCCTGATCCGTGCCGACGGCGCCGTCATCGAGATTCCCGACATCGCCGCTTTGGACTCCTATACCCGGAGTGGCTCGATTCTGTGA
- a CDS encoding pyridoxamine 5'-phosphate oxidase family protein, protein MTGHPQDGGTAVARGTVELDPREALRLLASVEYGRVVFTHQALPAIRVVNHLVDGGRVIVRTRLTATVSTVVRLSSGAGVVVAYEADDLDPRRRAGWSVVVTGWATTITDPDQIARYEQRLRPWVNMTMDTLIAIRPEIVTGVRILDDTTQS, encoded by the coding sequence ATGACAGGCCACCCCCAGGATGGCGGCACCGCGGTCGCCCGCGGGACGGTCGAGCTCGACCCCCGCGAGGCGCTGCGGTTGCTGGCCAGCGTCGAGTATGGGCGGGTGGTGTTCACCCACCAAGCGCTGCCGGCGATACGCGTGGTCAACCACCTCGTCGACGGGGGCCGGGTGATCGTGCGCACCCGCCTGACCGCCACGGTGTCCACCGTGGTGCGATTGAGCAGCGGCGCCGGCGTCGTGGTCGCGTACGAGGCCGACGACCTCGACCCGCGGCGGCGGGCTGGCTGGAGCGTCGTGGTCACCGGGTGGGCAACCACGATCACCGACCCCGACCAGATCGCCCGTTACGAACAGCGGCTGCGCCCGTGGGTGAACATGACCATGGACACCTTGATCGCCATCCGACCCGAGATCGTCACCGGCGTCCGCATCCTCGACGACACAACGCAATCGTGA